One Sodalinema gerasimenkoae IPPAS B-353 DNA segment encodes these proteins:
- the holA gene encoding DNA polymerase III subunit delta, protein MAIYVYWGEDEFACDRAVQTLRDRSLDPAWGSFNFDKIPADTPDATIEGLNQAMTPPFGGGQRFVWLVDSPILQQCSQDLQKNLERTLPQLPESSVLLLTSRKKPDQRLKSTKLFKKLAEFQEFSSIPPWKTELLIRRVREVARSLEVSITPVAAERLAEAVGNNTRQLFTELEKLKLFVGDEQVGVNAVEELVTTTTQTSLQLAKTILQGDTAGALGLVHDLIARNDVPIVISATLIGQFRTWLWVKLMIELRERDEKAIAQAAEVGNPKRIYFLRQEVSRISLGQLQQTLPILLALETQLKSGGDAIATLQMRVIELCGVCRR, encoded by the coding sequence ATGGCGATTTATGTCTATTGGGGAGAGGATGAGTTTGCCTGCGATCGCGCGGTACAGACGTTACGCGATCGCAGTCTCGATCCGGCTTGGGGGTCTTTTAACTTCGACAAAATCCCCGCTGATACCCCGGATGCCACAATTGAAGGGTTAAATCAGGCGATGACTCCTCCCTTTGGCGGTGGACAACGCTTTGTCTGGTTAGTGGACAGCCCGATTTTGCAACAATGTTCCCAAGATCTCCAGAAAAACCTTGAACGTACTCTTCCCCAACTCCCAGAGAGTTCGGTGTTACTCCTCACCAGTCGCAAAAAACCGGATCAGCGGCTGAAATCCACTAAACTTTTCAAAAAGCTGGCTGAGTTTCAGGAATTTTCCTCAATTCCTCCCTGGAAAACGGAACTCCTGATTCGCCGAGTTCGCGAGGTTGCCCGGAGTCTGGAGGTTTCAATTACGCCAGTGGCGGCGGAACGGTTGGCGGAAGCGGTGGGAAATAATACTCGCCAGCTATTTACGGAACTCGAGAAGCTGAAACTGTTTGTGGGAGACGAACAGGTAGGGGTAAACGCCGTTGAGGAACTGGTCACCACCACCACGCAAACGAGTTTACAACTGGCGAAAACGATTCTTCAGGGAGATACGGCGGGGGCCTTGGGCTTGGTTCATGATTTAATTGCCCGTAATGATGTTCCTATTGTCATTTCGGCGACGTTGATTGGGCAATTTCGCACCTGGCTTTGGGTGAAGTTGATGATAGAGTTACGAGAACGGGATGAGAAGGCGATCGCCCAGGCAGCGGAGGTGGGCAACCCAAAACGCATTTACTTTCTCCGTCAAGAGGTGAGTCGCATTTCTCTGGGACAGTTACAGCAAACGTTACCGATTTTATTAGCTTTGGAGACTCAGTTAAAGAGTGGTGGGGATGCGATCGCCACTTTGCAAATGAGGGTGATAGAGTTGTGCGGTGTTTGTCGGAGATAG
- a CDS encoding DUF4168 domain-containing protein, with translation MLHLRVLSKPLATAATISLLLLSGCGGNASNENAPVAEGENSPQPWLNNYTTALWQIEQQRQTTYPVLQENIPDTEQAALAKVRCNQPETIRGFSRTLRREIVAYCDRVAEIIEAQNLTVDEFNQIRDRLDEDPLLETQVMQQLTELQLQQQG, from the coding sequence ATGTTACATCTGCGAGTTCTGTCCAAACCACTAGCTACCGCTGCAACCATCTCCCTGCTTTTACTCAGTGGCTGTGGGGGAAATGCCTCGAACGAAAACGCTCCCGTCGCCGAGGGAGAAAATAGCCCCCAACCCTGGCTAAACAACTATACGACGGCACTTTGGCAAATCGAGCAACAACGGCAAACCACCTACCCAGTTCTCCAGGAGAATATCCCTGACACTGAACAAGCTGCCTTGGCTAAGGTTCGTTGCAATCAACCGGAGACGATTCGCGGCTTTTCACGAACTCTGCGGCGAGAAATTGTGGCTTACTGCGATCGCGTGGCCGAGATAATCGAAGCGCAAAACTTAACGGTTGACGAGTTTAATCAGATTCGCGATCGCCTCGACGAAGATCCCCTCCTGGAAACTCAAGTTATGCAACAGTTAACTGAATTACAACTGCAACAGCAAGGCTAG
- a CDS encoding thiol-disulfide oxidoreductase DCC family protein produces the protein MLIIFDGNCNLCVTLVKLLESLDKGDRFRYVPMQEERVLSQFEITPQGCELGMILLNPDNPQERWQGTAAAEEIGRRLPAGEVFVSAYRNLPGLKNLGDGVYEQVRDNRYDWFGRRDSTYVSQYPPDFKADAAE, from the coding sequence GTGTTGATTATTTTTGACGGCAATTGCAATCTTTGTGTCACCTTAGTGAAACTTCTGGAATCTTTGGACAAGGGCGATCGCTTTCGGTATGTGCCGATGCAGGAGGAACGGGTGTTGTCCCAATTTGAGATTACGCCCCAGGGCTGCGAGTTGGGTATGATTTTGCTGAACCCCGACAATCCTCAGGAACGTTGGCAGGGAACGGCGGCGGCTGAGGAGATTGGGCGACGACTTCCGGCTGGGGAGGTGTTTGTTTCGGCGTATCGCAACTTACCGGGCCTGAAGAATTTAGGTGACGGGGTGTATGAGCAAGTGCGGGATAATCGCTATGATTGGTTCGGCCGCCGGGATAGTACCTATGTGTCTCAATATCCTCCAGATTTTAAGGCTGACGCGGCTGAATAG
- a CDS encoding IS1 family transposase (programmed frameshift), with protein MPHCPDCNSKRTVKNGHIHTGKQRYLCRNCGRQFVKNPTNKVIDTPTRELIDRLLLERIPMAGIARAVQVSEQWLQDYVNCKAAQTHRQVAVSPKKKGRLTVQCDELWSFVDHKGNKQWVWLALDAETREMIGAYVGSRAAESAQNLWDSLPTVYRQCAVIYTDAWEAYRQVLPSKRHRVVSKSSGKTSYIERFNNTLRQRVSRFVRRSLAFSKSLRNHISLLWNFIHHYNASLPL; from the exons ATGCCTCACTGCCCTGATTGCAATTCTAAGCGAACCGTCAAAAATGGCCACATCCACACGGGCAAGCAACGGTATCTATGCCGTAACTGTGGTCGTCAGTTTGTCAAAAACCCAACCAATAAGGTCATCGACACCCCGACTCGCGAACTCATTGACCGGCTCTTGCTAGAACGCATCCCGATGGCTGGAATTGCCCGGGCGGTTCAGGTGTCTGAGCAATGGCTGCAAGACTATGTCAACTGTAAAGCCGCCCAGACACACAGGCAAGTCGCTGTCAGTCCAAAAAAAAAGGGCCGAT TGACGGTGCAATGTGATGAACTTTGGTCGTTTGTGGATCACAAGGGCAACAAACAATGGGTCTGGTTAGCTCTCGATGCCGAGACCCGTGAGATGATCGGCGCTTATGTCGGTTCTCGCGCTGCCGAGAGTGCGCAAAACCTCTGGGATTCCCTACCCACAGTCTATCGGCAATGTGCTGTGATCTACACTGACGCTTGGGAGGCTTACCGGCAGGTGCTGCCGAGCAAACGACACCGGGTCGTCAGTAAGTCGAGTGGCAAGACCAGTTACATTGAACGGTTTAACAATACCCTCAGGCAAAGGGTTTCACGCTTTGTCCGACGCAGCTTAGCCTTCTCTAAAAGTTTACGTAATCACATCAGCCTCCTGTGGAATTTTATTCACCACTACAACGCATCATTACCTCTTTAG
- a CDS encoding DUF760 domain-containing protein: MNSLPHTGREKTDNPLWDYVQSLSPEAIAKLSQPNPEVAQVMERSIAGMLGTLPPEGFDVAVTTSRENLSKLLVSAMMNGYFLNSAHQRMAFDRSLQAVHTDDDQDGHQ; this comes from the coding sequence ATGAACTCTTTACCTCACACTGGACGCGAGAAAACCGATAACCCCCTCTGGGATTATGTGCAGTCCCTCTCCCCTGAGGCGATCGCCAAACTCTCCCAGCCGAATCCGGAAGTAGCCCAGGTGATGGAACGCTCGATCGCCGGAATGTTAGGAACGCTGCCCCCCGAAGGCTTCGATGTCGCCGTCACCACCTCTCGGGAAAATCTCAGCAAACTCCTCGTTTCTGCGATGATGAATGGGTATTTCCTGAACAGTGCCCATCAGCGGATGGCGTTTGACCGCTCCCTGCAAGCGGTACACACCGATGATGACCAAGATGGTCACCAGTAG
- a CDS encoding Lin0512 family protein, which yields MARKRLIIEMGMGIDQHGQDPTVAATRAVRNAIAHNALPGVWEVARLDHPNQMYVDVQVAVPYPEQVREEEVLAVLPFGQKTLRVESGGMVTVGRAIPELEDKNDDMLIAVAAVTVSVD from the coding sequence ATGGCTCGTAAACGTTTAATTATTGAGATGGGAATGGGGATCGACCAACATGGACAAGATCCCACTGTGGCCGCCACCCGGGCCGTTCGCAATGCGATCGCCCATAATGCCCTACCAGGAGTTTGGGAAGTGGCCCGATTAGATCATCCCAACCAGATGTATGTGGATGTTCAGGTAGCGGTTCCTTATCCTGAACAAGTTCGGGAGGAGGAGGTGTTAGCGGTTTTGCCCTTTGGACAAAAAACCCTACGGGTTGAGTCGGGAGGAATGGTCACCGTGGGGCGAGCGATTCCTGAATTAGAGGATAAAAATGATGATATGCTCATCGCTGTTGCCGCCGTGACAGTCTCCGTAGATTAG
- a CDS encoding rhodanese-like domain-containing protein, with protein sequence MVESVKSIDVNELVQRLASETQPLQLIDVREPEEVAIAALEGFENLPLSQSQAWIPKILERFDPDVETYVLCHHGIRSAYTCQWLESQGFKRVFNIAGGIDSYSVTIDRSIPRY encoded by the coding sequence ATGGTTGAGTCCGTGAAATCCATTGACGTCAATGAGTTAGTGCAGCGTCTAGCCTCCGAAACGCAGCCCCTACAGTTGATTGACGTACGAGAACCCGAGGAGGTCGCGATCGCCGCCCTAGAGGGGTTCGAGAATCTGCCCCTGAGTCAATCTCAGGCATGGATTCCTAAAATTTTAGAGCGTTTCGATCCTGATGTGGAAACCTACGTATTATGTCACCATGGAATCCGCTCTGCCTATACTTGTCAATGGTTAGAGTCGCAGGGATTTAAACGGGTCTTTAATATCGCTGGGGGGATTGACTCCTATTCAGTTACTATTGATCGCTCTATTCCTCGTTATTGA
- a CDS encoding carbohydrate kinase family protein: MTSNVLCLGEILFDCLADQVGKPYDEVDSWTPYPGGAPANVACGLVKLGTPAGFIGCVGNDEPGDKLVQVLNDVGVEITGIQRHPEAPTRQVYVVRSEEGDREFAGFGGFDSADFADTRLDAGQIPESLFVEAEYLVMGTLELAYPQSQQAIARCRELAQQHGVQVLIDVNWRPVFWQDVESAKAMIRKAITDADLLKLSEEEADFLFNTQVVTEVVTQLPGVSKLMITRGDRGCSYCFGDVVGNIEAFPVTVQDTTGAGDGFVAGFLHQLQKHGVDALHDPENARTVMIYASAVGALTATKPGAIAAQPNADEVREFLRQQA, encoded by the coding sequence ATGACTTCAAACGTTTTGTGTCTGGGAGAAATCCTTTTTGACTGCCTAGCCGATCAAGTGGGCAAACCCTATGATGAGGTTGACTCTTGGACTCCCTATCCCGGAGGTGCGCCAGCGAACGTGGCTTGTGGATTAGTGAAGTTGGGAACCCCGGCGGGATTTATTGGCTGTGTCGGGAACGATGAACCGGGGGATAAGTTAGTTCAGGTTTTAAACGATGTGGGAGTTGAGATAACGGGGATACAGCGACATCCCGAGGCCCCCACCCGACAGGTGTATGTGGTGCGAAGCGAGGAGGGCGATCGCGAATTTGCAGGGTTTGGAGGGTTCGACAGTGCCGACTTTGCCGACACTCGCCTTGATGCGGGACAAATTCCTGAATCCTTGTTTGTGGAAGCGGAGTATTTGGTAATGGGGACTCTGGAACTAGCCTATCCCCAGTCACAGCAAGCGATCGCCCGCTGTCGAGAATTGGCCCAACAGCATGGAGTGCAAGTCTTAATCGATGTGAACTGGCGGCCGGTGTTTTGGCAGGATGTTGAGTCAGCAAAGGCGATGATTCGCAAGGCGATCACCGATGCCGATTTACTAAAACTCTCGGAAGAAGAAGCGGATTTTCTTTTTAACACCCAGGTGGTGACAGAAGTCGTCACACAATTGCCAGGGGTGAGTAAGCTGATGATCACGCGGGGCGATCGCGGCTGTAGTTACTGTTTTGGCGATGTGGTGGGGAACATCGAGGCGTTTCCCGTGACGGTGCAAGACACCACGGGAGCAGGAGACGGCTTTGTTGCCGGATTTCTGCATCAACTACAAAAACATGGTGTTGATGCCCTCCATGACCCTGAAAACGCTCGCACTGTGATGATTTACGCCAGTGCAGTGGGGGCATTAACTGCCACAAAGCCAGGGGCGATCGCCGCCCAGCCCAACGCCGATGAGGTGCGAGAGTTTCTACGCCAACAGGCTTAA